The Desulfovibrio subterraneus genome has a segment encoding these proteins:
- a CDS encoding AAA family ATPase: protein MIIRDFTMDGFGIFAGQNVNGLPDGISIFLGNNEAGKTTCLRFFRHILFGYPTPSHREFTPALRGGTPGGSLLLHTGTHGLLRMERRPGVRGGPVSLHRNSGEPLDTELLNTLLGGVTKEVYESVYGFSLTELQELASLNGDKVRHALYGASFGAATKPVGQVLKSLDAAMENLYKFSGQKPLMNRKLAELEDTLRQIRECDNAVQAYEATVALRDAMTSELTSLQHRQAGQLAERNAIERRLSLWEQGERLQQLRAQLASIAPVIDNFPDEGVLRLERLREAIAERRAEQQGIALKISRLEERRQQLAIPAHQTVISHQSAITALAEEKGRYRSLAEQIATAARDISGTQAALHRTLEALGNEWDADRLRTFDRSLFTQERIEQFADAMQQADTGLAHAREQHEVRKRELEKAETERDNAKANLARLCGQETMADPALVEELGARREHVRRILSDLPRRRQTHSQTEQELDSDIVRLVPHWHREHILALDTSFTAREAVAGAARTLADSERALHDATVLHQSAATQLEQHDERLAGRQAEIRQHVAPTREEAEARKAALRSLRSLLRDVVEARHRLESLCTQQSVRQASRPAPALLAAGYSIMALVFAAGCVLSVVSANLAQLPQAVAMHIPQVPLYAAAGLVLVSLCGAALLYLRARSGAPDAELQAQIEQEEAKLHGLTEQMQSLCVAAGAASPEQADLDRAELAADAMRDAAENHHRLLRSLEELRQERERLARQLAETVRSMDSARNERDLARQNWSVRLRDLQLPATATPEVALSIFDRVEGIRARLQGLETAMQETAAMRSAVDSYLELAKQLSPEAASPSEDELLSLADHAVDNARRQRETATEQARAAQMLAERDAQAKQCLAAVEAARQREEAAANTRNTLAAEWREWLTVRGLVSTLSPATALVALRHVGEGVQLLDTLEQQMRHHTALQREADAYAERQDALLAAAQAALHLSGSHDGSESPMAAQSEEQGRTGKTLADRLAATDRLSQALAAAREALAEHTALERELPELRGALQTCQNRLRTFEAEHLELLRHGGAQPAHDAPEALSEAEERFRQRGAAYAARVTVLNEMTPLQASLEAALAAGTARAETGSSPDSAEGQASPALLLETFLAEPLSGDAKAELAARLQTLDSALADDRKQENELRQQISDSSTALKNLANAEQMSELRSREAAIREDLHQLSRQWARHAMARQLVLSAKRTFEQQRQPAVIRHASGFFRTITGGAYSGLHTSLEDDSIRALLPGGKSRLPDQLSRGTREQLFLALRLGFILSHSAGAEALPVIMDDILVNFDPGRASLTAQALAELAEHNQILFFTCHPQTADTLLATAPSAALYKVADGTITAERTDTRRGAAVAASTA, encoded by the coding sequence ATGATCATCCGCGATTTCACCATGGACGGCTTCGGCATCTTTGCCGGACAGAACGTCAACGGCCTGCCGGACGGCATATCCATCTTTCTCGGTAACAACGAGGCGGGCAAGACCACCTGCCTGCGTTTTTTCCGCCACATCCTCTTCGGCTATCCCACGCCCAGCCACAGGGAGTTCACCCCCGCGTTGCGCGGCGGCACGCCCGGTGGCAGTCTGCTGCTGCACACGGGAACGCACGGCCTGCTGCGTATGGAGCGCAGGCCCGGTGTTCGCGGCGGTCCGGTTTCCCTGCACAGAAATTCGGGCGAACCGCTTGATACCGAGTTACTGAATACGCTCCTCGGCGGCGTCACCAAGGAAGTATACGAATCCGTCTACGGCTTTTCCCTCACCGAATTGCAGGAGCTTGCCTCGCTGAACGGCGACAAGGTGCGGCACGCATTGTACGGAGCCAGCTTCGGCGCTGCCACCAAACCGGTGGGGCAGGTGCTCAAGTCGCTCGATGCCGCCATGGAGAACCTCTACAAGTTCAGCGGACAAAAACCCCTGATGAACCGCAAACTTGCGGAACTGGAAGATACCCTGCGCCAGATACGGGAATGCGACAACGCCGTGCAGGCATATGAAGCAACCGTGGCCCTGCGGGATGCCATGACCAGTGAACTGACATCGCTGCAGCACAGGCAGGCAGGCCAGCTTGCCGAGCGCAATGCCATAGAACGCAGGCTTTCCCTCTGGGAACAGGGGGAGCGGCTTCAGCAGCTCAGGGCACAGCTTGCCTCCATTGCGCCGGTTATCGACAACTTTCCGGATGAAGGCGTTCTCCGGCTGGAGCGTCTGCGCGAAGCCATTGCCGAACGCCGCGCGGAACAGCAGGGCATTGCCCTCAAGATTTCCCGCCTTGAAGAGCGCCGGCAGCAGCTTGCCATACCCGCTCACCAGACCGTCATCAGCCATCAGTCGGCAATCACGGCACTGGCCGAGGAAAAGGGCCGTTACCGGTCGCTTGCCGAGCAGATAGCCACTGCCGCACGGGATATTTCCGGCACACAGGCTGCACTGCACCGCACGCTGGAAGCCCTTGGCAACGAATGGGATGCCGACCGCCTGCGCACGTTCGACCGCTCCCTGTTCACGCAGGAGCGCATTGAACAGTTTGCCGATGCCATGCAGCAGGCAGATACAGGGCTTGCCCACGCCCGCGAACAGCATGAAGTGCGCAAGCGGGAGCTGGAAAAAGCGGAAACTGAACGCGACAATGCCAAGGCCAACCTTGCACGCCTCTGCGGGCAGGAAACCATGGCAGACCCCGCGCTGGTGGAAGAACTGGGCGCACGCCGCGAGCATGTGCGGCGCATTCTCAGCGATCTGCCCCGCAGGCGACAGACCCATTCCCAGACCGAACAGGAACTGGATTCGGATATTGTCCGGCTGGTTCCCCACTGGCACCGCGAGCACATTCTCGCACTCGACACCTCGTTCACGGCCCGCGAAGCCGTGGCAGGGGCAGCCCGCACCCTTGCCGACTCAGAACGCGCCCTGCACGACGCAACGGTGCTGCACCAGTCCGCCGCAACTCAACTGGAACAGCATGATGAGCGCCTTGCCGGTCGGCAGGCCGAAATACGCCAACATGTTGCCCCTACACGCGAAGAGGCCGAGGCCCGCAAAGCCGCCCTGCGCTCGCTGCGCAGCCTGCTGCGCGATGTTGTAGAAGCGCGCCACCGACTCGAAAGCCTGTGCACGCAACAGTCCGTCAGACAGGCATCCCGCCCTGCACCGGCCCTGCTTGCTGCGGGGTACTCCATCATGGCCCTTGTCTTTGCCGCAGGCTGTGTCCTGAGTGTCGTCTCCGCGAACCTTGCGCAACTGCCGCAGGCTGTCGCCATGCACATTCCGCAAGTCCCCCTATACGCCGCCGCGGGGCTTGTTCTTGTGTCTCTGTGCGGCGCGGCCCTGCTGTATCTGCGCGCCCGCTCCGGCGCTCCGGATGCTGAACTGCAGGCGCAGATCGAGCAGGAAGAAGCCAAGCTGCACGGCCTCACGGAACAGATGCAGTCTCTGTGCGTGGCAGCCGGAGCGGCTTCGCCTGAACAGGCAGATCTCGACAGAGCGGAACTTGCCGCAGACGCCATGCGCGATGCGGCGGAAAATCATCACCGCCTGCTCCGTTCGCTTGAAGAACTGCGGCAGGAACGGGAACGGCTGGCCAGACAACTGGCCGAAACAGTCCGCAGCATGGACAGCGCGCGGAATGAACGCGATCTCGCCAGACAGAACTGGTCCGTGCGGCTGCGCGACCTGCAGCTGCCTGCCACGGCAACACCCGAGGTGGCTCTCTCCATTTTCGACAGGGTGGAAGGCATACGTGCCAGACTACAGGGGCTGGAAACAGCGATGCAGGAAACCGCCGCCATGCGTTCCGCCGTGGACAGCTACCTTGAACTGGCAAAGCAATTGTCCCCCGAGGCCGCTTCGCCCTCGGAAGACGAACTGCTCTCCCTTGCCGACCACGCCGTGGACAATGCCCGCAGGCAGCGGGAAACCGCCACGGAACAGGCCCGCGCAGCTCAGATGCTCGCAGAAAGAGACGCGCAGGCAAAGCAATGCCTTGCGGCAGTCGAAGCCGCACGGCAGCGGGAAGAGGCCGCTGCCAACACAAGGAACACCCTTGCCGCAGAGTGGCGCGAGTGGCTCACCGTCCGTGGCCTTGTCTCCACCCTCAGCCCTGCTACAGCCCTTGTTGCCCTGCGTCATGTGGGCGAGGGCGTGCAGCTTCTCGATACCCTTGAACAGCAGATGCGGCATCATACCGCTCTGCAGCGAGAAGCCGATGCCTATGCCGAACGGCAGGATGCTCTGTTAGCAGCGGCACAGGCGGCTCTGCACCTGTCCGGTTCACATGACGGGTCAGAATCGCCGATGGCAGCACAAAGCGAAGAGCAGGGAAGAACCGGAAAAACATTGGCAGACCGGCTGGCTGCAACCGACAGGCTTTCGCAGGCCCTTGCCGCCGCACGCGAAGCGCTTGCGGAACACACCGCACTGGAACGGGAACTACCCGAACTGCGCGGCGCCCTGCAGACATGTCAGAACCGTCTGCGCACCTTCGAGGCTGAACACCTTGAGCTGCTGCGGCACGGTGGTGCACAGCCCGCTCATGATGCACCGGAGGCATTATCCGAAGCTGAAGAACGCTTCCGCCAGCGCGGAGCTGCCTATGCGGCACGCGTGACCGTACTGAACGAAATGACACCCCTGCAGGCATCGCTTGAAGCGGCGCTGGCGGCAGGGACTGCCCGAGCCGAAACAGGCAGTTCCCCTGATTCCGCAGAAGGGCAGGCATCTCCCGCTCTGCTGCTGGAAACCTTTCTTGCCGAACCGCTCTCCGGCGATGCCAAGGCCGAACTGGCCGCCCGGCTGCAAACGCTCGACAGCGCCCTTGCCGACGACAGGAAGCAGGAAAATGAACTGCGGCAGCAGATAAGTGACAGCAGCACGGCTCTCAAAAATCTGGCCAATGCAGAGCAGATGTCGGAATTGCGCAGCCGCGAAGCCGCCATACGCGAAGACCTGCACCAGCTCAGCCGCCAGTGGGCGCGCCATGCCATGGCACGACAGCTGGTGCTCTCCGCCAAGCGCACTTTTGAACAACAGCGCCAGCCTGCGGTCATCCGCCATGCCAGCGGCTTTTTCCGCACCATTACGGGCGGGGCATACTCCGGCCTGCACACCAGTCTGGAAGATGATTCCATCCGCGCCCTGCTGCCGGGGGGCAAAAGCCGCCTGCCGGACCAGCTCAGCCGCGGCACCCGCGAGCAACTCTTTCTTGCGCTGCGGCTCGGCTTCATCCTCAGCCATTCCGCAGGGGCGGAAGCGCTGCCCGTGATCATGGACGATATTCTCGTCAACTTCGATCCCGGCAGAGCCTCGCTCACGGCACAGGCCCTTGCCGAACTGGCGGAACACAACCAGATTCTCTTTTTCACCTGCCATCCGCAGACAGCGGATACCCTGCTTGCAACGGCCCCTTCCGCAGCGCTCTACAAAGTTGCGGACGGCACCATTACCGCAGAAAGGACCGACACCCGCAGAGGTGCCGCAGTGGCTGCCTCTACGGCATAA
- a CDS encoding cyclic 2,3-diphosphoglycerate synthase, whose product MRTIIIMGAAGRDFHNFNVLFRDNPEYRVVAFTATQIPDIDGRCYPPSLAGGRYPEGIPVVSEDRLQELIQLHRVDTAVFSYSDISHETVMHRASLVNALGANFMLAAPAQTMLDSAKPVIAVCAVRTGCGKSPVTRHICSMLRDRGIRTAIIRHPMPYGDLEKQAVQRFASLEDMDAANCTIEEREEYEHHVEQGFTVFAGVDYARILAAAEAEADVIVWDGGNNDTPFIRPTIHITVLDPLRPGHERTYHPGETNLRLADIAIINKVNSAPLPAIAQVTESVRTHAPLAELLLAKSTVTVDTPQMVQGKRVLLVEDGPTLTHGEMGYGAAQIAADIYGAASVVDPRPAAAGSIAETFARYPHIGRALPAMGYSGKQLADLEASINNADCDTVLLGTPIRLERLIRITKPYVRVHYTHEDHGARTLEQAIFDRLP is encoded by the coding sequence ATGCGCACGATCATCATAATGGGCGCTGCCGGACGCGACTTTCACAACTTCAATGTCCTGTTCCGCGACAATCCGGAATACCGGGTTGTCGCCTTCACGGCCACGCAGATACCGGACATAGACGGCCGCTGTTACCCCCCCTCGCTGGCGGGCGGACGGTATCCCGAAGGCATCCCCGTGGTATCGGAAGACAGGCTGCAGGAACTGATACAGCTGCACCGCGTGGACACGGCAGTCTTTTCGTACAGCGACATCTCGCACGAAACCGTCATGCACCGCGCCTCGCTGGTCAACGCCCTCGGAGCCAACTTCATGCTGGCAGCCCCCGCGCAGACCATGCTGGACTCCGCCAAGCCGGTCATCGCCGTCTGCGCTGTGCGCACGGGCTGCGGCAAGTCGCCTGTCACCCGCCACATATGCTCCATGCTCCGCGACAGGGGAATCAGAACAGCCATCATCCGCCACCCCATGCCGTACGGAGACCTTGAAAAGCAGGCCGTGCAACGCTTTGCCTCCCTTGAAGACATGGACGCCGCAAACTGCACCATTGAAGAACGCGAGGAATACGAACACCATGTGGAGCAGGGGTTCACCGTGTTCGCGGGGGTGGACTACGCCCGCATCCTTGCCGCGGCCGAAGCGGAAGCCGATGTCATTGTCTGGGACGGCGGCAACAACGACACCCCGTTCATACGCCCCACCATACACATTACCGTGCTCGACCCGCTGCGCCCAGGACACGAACGCACCTATCATCCCGGCGAAACCAACCTGCGCCTTGCGGACATAGCCATCATCAACAAAGTAAACTCGGCTCCGCTGCCCGCCATAGCACAGGTTACGGAATCCGTGCGCACCCATGCTCCGCTTGCGGAGCTGCTGCTGGCCAAGTCCACCGTCACGGTGGATACGCCGCAGATGGTACAGGGCAAGCGCGTTCTGCTGGTTGAAGACGGCCCCACGCTGACGCACGGCGAAATGGGCTATGGGGCCGCGCAGATAGCTGCGGACATCTACGGCGCTGCATCGGTTGTCGATCCCAGACCCGCCGCCGCAGGCTCCATTGCCGAAACCTTTGCCCGCTATCCCCACATCGGCAGGGCGCTGCCCGCCATGGGGTATTCCGGCAAGCAACTGGCCGATCTTGAAGCCAGCATCAACAATGCGGACTGCGACACCGTGCTGCTCGGCACTCCCATCCGCCTTGAGCGTCTTATCCGCATAACAAAACCCTATGTACGAGTGCACTATACGCATGAGGATCATGGCGCACGCACGCTGGAGCAGGCCATCTTCGACAGGCTGCCCTAG
- a CDS encoding metallophosphoesterase family protein, which produces MPSTSPDRPLRFIHAADLHLDAAFKGIASDAPASVRTTLQRATFTAFHRLVELGCRLRPDFLVLAGDIYNQEDGSLKAQLTLRDGCMRLREAGVRVFIAHGNHDPYSSRAASITLPDNVTVFGTDAVDVVEVPRNNDLVAVVHGISHATARERKSLARKFSRTLHDTVQVGVLHCTLDAVASADIYAPATLKELSATGLDYWALGHIHEPQQVSRTPLVVYPGSTQGLHINEQGLHGCMILEGDRHTLQAELFPLASVVWKKVEVDITGHETAERLDDALFAAADNALTESLEACDAAGKPWGITPAAPEGMVLRITLTGRGPLDTLLRAPGTLTDLLERLRESLAVQSPFIWIKDIELACRPDADMDAQRRRPDLLGETLRMALALQDDKDAVATHFSEALAPMFDKPKLRKAIDPPDAAELLHLLEEAELLCMDMLEADQ; this is translated from the coding sequence ATGCCATCAACGTCCCCTGACCGCCCGCTACGCTTCATCCATGCGGCAGACCTGCACCTCGATGCCGCCTTCAAAGGCATTGCCTCAGACGCCCCGGCCTCCGTCCGGACTACCCTGCAACGCGCCACGTTCACGGCCTTTCACCGTCTGGTGGAACTCGGCTGCAGGCTCAGGCCCGATTTTCTCGTACTGGCGGGCGACATCTACAATCAGGAAGACGGCAGCCTCAAAGCCCAGCTGACGCTCAGAGACGGCTGCATGCGCCTGCGTGAGGCAGGAGTCCGTGTCTTCATCGCCCACGGCAACCATGATCCTTACTCAAGCCGTGCCGCGTCCATCACCCTGCCGGACAACGTCACCGTCTTCGGCACGGACGCCGTGGATGTGGTGGAAGTGCCCCGCAACAATGACCTCGTGGCAGTGGTACACGGCATCAGCCACGCAACGGCGCGTGAACGCAAATCCCTTGCCCGCAAGTTCAGCCGCACCCTGCATGACACCGTGCAGGTCGGCGTGCTTCACTGCACCCTTGATGCGGTGGCCTCGGCAGACATATACGCCCCCGCAACCCTCAAGGAACTTTCCGCCACGGGGCTGGACTACTGGGCCCTTGGCCATATCCACGAACCGCAGCAGGTCAGCCGCACCCCGCTCGTCGTCTACCCCGGCAGCACGCAGGGTCTGCATATCAACGAACAGGGCCTGCACGGATGCATGATTCTTGAAGGTGACAGGCACACCCTGCAGGCAGAGCTGTTCCCGCTGGCATCCGTTGTGTGGAAAAAGGTCGAAGTGGATATTACCGGCCACGAAACGGCAGAGCGGCTGGACGACGCCCTCTTTGCCGCGGCAGACAACGCCCTTACCGAATCGCTTGAAGCCTGCGACGCCGCAGGCAAGCCGTGGGGCATAACGCCTGCCGCACCGGAAGGTATGGTGCTGCGCATCACGCTCACAGGGCGCGGGCCGCTGGACACACTTCTGCGCGCCCCCGGCACACTGACCGACCTGCTGGAGCGGCTGCGCGAGTCTCTTGCCGTGCAAAGCCCCTTCATCTGGATCAAGGATATCGAGCTTGCCTGCCGCCCCGATGCGGATATGGACGCCCAGCGCAGGCGCCCCGACCTGCTGGGCGAAACCCTGCGCATGGCCCTTGCGCTGCAGGATGACAAGGACGCCGTAGCCACACATTTTTCCGAGGCACTGGCCCCCATGTTCGACAAGCCCAAACTCCGCAAGGCCATTGACCCGCCGGATGCGGCTGAACTGCTGCACCTGCTGGAAGAAGCCGAACTGCTGTGCATGGACATGCTGGAGGCCGACCAATGA
- a CDS encoding FG-GAP repeat domain-containing protein has product MRLTVRTAFLTCLFMAAGVLSAYAEGMKTFAVLPFQVNGPASYKHLEKAIPQMLTSRLYWKDNFVAVDKSAYSGIATPSSQAQAQAALQKIGVDYLIYGSTTIIGDESSIDLQVAGKDGSNWPRSASSKVSEMIPTLKNIAESINSEVFKREEAPAADAAQTNMVNQMNPSIQQNQLTANQQVYLNPQFRYAGDTDEGNRLRSNSLKIAAHGMVVDDIDGDGKNEVLLLSEHALGAYSFDGTRLTPLGNYEAALRFSLISVRAADLNRDGVMEIVVCAVDSEQAPYSFILNFQNGKFTVQDEKIPYLLNIAKFPPDYMPVIIGQRLSKGNNMWREPVYEMVKASSGWERGRKIDLPTGTNLFNFVWLPASTTEDPKLIVLEADSEHLRVYSQKYARLAETDDGYSGASIGLLQDQSLNNMGKDTLLISSKYFIPLSMIPTDFDNDGRYELLVNKPISVAAQFFDRYRFFPQGEIHSLFWDGVGLGLQWKTRRIKGSVVAFDVKDVNNDGIRDLVVCINTHPGNTGMGDRKTMLLAFPLDLEKTSPTTEVHKDYKSE; this is encoded by the coding sequence ATGCGTCTTACCGTGCGTACGGCATTCCTGACCTGCCTGTTTATGGCGGCAGGCGTCCTTTCCGCCTATGCGGAAGGCATGAAGACCTTTGCGGTTCTTCCGTTTCAGGTTAACGGCCCCGCCTCTTACAAGCATCTCGAAAAAGCCATTCCCCAGATGCTGACTTCCCGTCTGTACTGGAAGGATAATTTTGTGGCCGTCGACAAGTCCGCCTACAGCGGCATTGCCACTCCCTCCTCGCAGGCTCAGGCACAGGCCGCCCTGCAGAAGATAGGTGTGGACTATCTCATTTACGGCTCCACCACCATCATCGGTGACGAAAGCTCCATCGACCTGCAGGTTGCAGGCAAGGACGGTTCCAACTGGCCCCGTTCCGCCTCCAGCAAGGTCAGCGAGATGATCCCCACGCTGAAGAACATTGCCGAGTCCATCAACAGCGAAGTGTTCAAGCGCGAGGAAGCTCCCGCCGCTGATGCCGCTCAGACCAACATGGTCAACCAGATGAACCCGTCCATCCAGCAGAACCAGCTTACCGCCAACCAGCAGGTATACCTGAACCCGCAGTTCCGTTATGCCGGTGACACGGACGAAGGCAACCGCCTGCGCTCCAACTCGCTCAAGATTGCTGCGCACGGCATGGTTGTTGACGATATCGACGGCGACGGCAAGAACGAAGTGCTTCTGCTTTCCGAGCATGCGCTGGGCGCATACTCCTTTGACGGCACCCGCCTTACCCCCCTCGGCAACTATGAAGCCGCTCTGCGCTTCTCCCTGATTTCCGTACGTGCAGCCGACCTCAACCGTGACGGCGTCATGGAAATCGTGGTCTGCGCCGTGGACTCCGAGCAGGCTCCCTACTCCTTCATCCTGAACTTCCAGAACGGCAAGTTCACCGTGCAGGACGAAAAAATTCCCTACCTGCTCAACATTGCCAAGTTCCCTCCGGACTACATGCCCGTGATTATCGGCCAGCGCCTTTCCAAGGGCAACAACATGTGGCGCGAGCCTGTGTACGAGATGGTCAAGGCCAGCAGCGGATGGGAGAGAGGTCGCAAGATCGACCTGCCCACCGGCACCAACCTGTTCAACTTCGTATGGCTGCCTGCCAGCACCACTGAAGATCCCAAGCTCATCGTGCTGGAAGCGGACAGCGAACACCTGCGCGTATACTCCCAGAAGTACGCCCGCCTTGCGGAAACCGACGATGGCTACTCCGGTGCCTCCATCGGCCTGCTGCAGGACCAGTCTCTGAACAATATGGGCAAGGATACGCTGCTCATTTCCTCCAAGTACTTCATTCCGCTGTCCATGATCCCCACGGACTTCGATAACGACGGCCGTTACGAACTGCTGGTGAACAAGCCCATTTCCGTGGCTGCACAGTTCTTCGACCGCTACCGCTTCTTCCCGCAGGGTGAAATCCACTCCCTTTTCTGGGATGGTGTGGGCCTCGGCCTGCAGTGGAAGACCCGCCGCATCAAGGGCAGCGTTGTCGCCTTTGACGTGAAGGACGTAAACAACGACGGTATCCGCGATCTCGTGGTCTGCATTAACACCCACCCCGGCAATACCGGCATGGGTGACCGCAAGACCATGCTGCTCGCCTTCCCGCTCGACCTGGAAAAGACCAGTCCTACTACTGAAGTCCACAAGGACTACAAGTCGGAATAA
- a CDS encoding DUF3568 family protein yields the protein MRHFRICLTILALCLLLLQTGCVVTAVGLAAAGVATAKQTMEDVVERSYPQPYWCVYRATHAALREMAINVDNIAPEEKGDIFTAKTTDYPVIIELTRITDNVTKVRVDAGKNIFQQDQATATAVADAIHDIIERNLQAGMVMPPPPPCTTVSSTQQPGTCPPANSEQTNTESKQSHSDKQHHLISND from the coding sequence ATGCGCCACTTCCGTATTTGCCTGACCATTCTCGCCCTGTGCCTGCTCCTGTTGCAGACAGGATGCGTTGTCACGGCTGTCGGCCTTGCCGCGGCAGGCGTTGCCACGGCCAAGCAGACCATGGAAGACGTCGTGGAACGCTCCTACCCGCAGCCATACTGGTGCGTATACAGGGCAACCCATGCCGCGCTGCGGGAAATGGCCATAAATGTGGACAACATCGCCCCCGAAGAAAAAGGCGACATATTCACGGCCAAAACCACCGACTATCCTGTGATCATCGAGCTTACCCGCATCACGGACAACGTGACCAAGGTGCGCGTGGACGCAGGCAAGAATATCTTCCAGCAGGATCAGGCCACTGCTACCGCCGTTGCCGATGCCATTCACGACATCATCGAGCGCAACCTGCAGGCGGGCATGGTCATGCCACCCCCGCCGCCCTGCACCACCGTGAGCAGCACCCAGCAGCCGGGCACCTGCCCCCCGGCAAATTCCGAGCAGACTAATACCGAGTCCAAACAATCTCATTCTGACAAGCAGCACCATCTGATCTCCAATGACTGA
- a CDS encoding RluA family pseudouridine synthase, whose product MATVLHITVTPEESGQKLLQFLQRRLGKDVPKAAIMRWIRTGQVRLNKGRVKPFDRLDAGDIVRVPPFHSDTASVHCDSHNDNGATAADGISPNPIVPSATQDGVGRLAKAGLPVAATAEGLLILRKPAGLPVQPGTGHTDAVTTRLAACFANAPFMPTPAHRLDRDTSGLLLVATSYARLQSLHTLFRNEHAIGKYYLAWVQSDWPDSGPRTLHDTLAKRATSQEPEGTGTGGRGREKVLRLNTAENHSAAQDCRNGAGTAKEASCTVVPVLRTGKTTLLAIRLHTGRTHQIRVQLSGRGFPILGDRKYGGPACPQGMLLHAWKLVLPGLAPESDRPEDFATDQAFTCLPEWTAPFAITDDDLAGCSF is encoded by the coding sequence ATGGCCACGGTACTGCACATCACTGTCACTCCGGAGGAATCCGGCCAGAAACTGCTGCAATTCCTGCAACGCAGACTGGGCAAGGATGTCCCCAAGGCCGCCATCATGCGCTGGATACGCACCGGCCAGGTGCGCCTGAACAAGGGGCGGGTAAAGCCCTTTGACAGGCTTGATGCGGGTGACATCGTCCGCGTTCCCCCCTTTCATTCCGACACCGCCTCCGTGCACTGCGACTCTCACAACGATAACGGAGCCACAGCAGCAGACGGCATATCCCCCAATCCTATCGTTCCCTCTGCAACGCAGGACGGCGTCGGACGGCTTGCCAAGGCCGGACTCCCCGTTGCCGCAACGGCTGAAGGCCTGCTGATACTCCGCAAACCGGCCGGACTGCCCGTCCAGCCCGGAACGGGCCATACAGATGCCGTAACCACCAGACTTGCCGCCTGTTTCGCAAACGCTCCCTTCATGCCCACTCCGGCTCACAGGCTGGACAGGGATACATCCGGCCTTCTGCTGGTAGCCACCAGCTATGCACGCCTGCAGTCGCTGCACACCCTGTTCCGCAATGAACACGCCATAGGGAAGTACTATCTCGCGTGGGTGCAGAGCGACTGGCCGGATAGCGGCCCGCGTACTCTGCATGACACTCTGGCCAAGCGCGCCACTTCTCAAGAGCCGGAAGGGACCGGAACGGGTGGGCGAGGACGGGAAAAAGTGCTGCGCCTGAACACCGCAGAAAACCATTCCGCCGCCCAAGACTGCCGCAATGGAGCGGGAACAGCCAAAGAGGCATCCTGCACGGTGGTTCCGGTGTTGCGTACCGGCAAGACCACACTGCTTGCCATTCGTCTGCATACGGGCAGGACCCATCAGATACGCGTGCAGCTTTCAGGACGCGGTTTCCCTATTCTCGGCGACCGCAAATATGGCGGCCCCGCCTGTCCGCAGGGCATGCTGCTGCACGCATGGAAGCTTGTATTGCCCGGCCTTGCTCCCGAATCCGACCGGCCGGAAGACTTCGCCACGGATCAGGCATTCACCTGCCTGCCGGAATGGACAGCGCCGTTTGCCATCACTGATGATGACCTTGCCGGCTGTTCCTTCTAG